A window of the Apostichopus japonicus isolate 1M-3 chromosome 8, ASM3797524v1, whole genome shotgun sequence genome harbors these coding sequences:
- the LOC139971391 gene encoding uncharacterized protein, with translation MMEYIVWCKNVLVLTLLASLADSQCPNDRGPLTVWLADATNCQADAKHCERFGMEFVCSEEIINPHPNATCQEGVKALCSYPPIPSPLVETPASTFKTLAYNVWELRYLYYQIGQRERTCRIIPEVLRRHPDLDAIIFNEAFMGGCIGGFNLSYSGEKLTFRNVLKEYGFSYITATIGNSPTLRKFENGGIFIASKWPILEEDNVIYEATQPLTADDLSQKGASYAKILKTVDSVSRVYHVLGTHLQATDNIGSDNVRRNQAREMHELMLSKNIPPHEPVIYGGDLNADRLSELGADIFEILDASMPEIVGEQQYTKDKSINDIYDGGSSQKWIDYVLYSNAHLQPNSATTQVVIPKSDQPFGVCLDEFRVWPRPLYSDNSRCRTVKNITDLADHFAAMGSFAYPEDVEIVTTLPPSKVPTQSPAPPTTINPEDQCPVRFTDLSVWVDDAPNCHANESYCSYFGLNYICKENFQDNSANATCTSGTRVRCGYPPSTIELVSTPVTTLKVLSYNIWELGYFYYQNGQRERTCRTIPEVLSMQPDLDVIVFQEVFMGGCFSPLASLNRLTLREILTEYGFPYFTGTVGIPRSNPVKLENGGTFIASKWPILEESQLVFRDGDRLSIDVLMAKGVMYAKIEKTIEDVSKMYHVFGTHFQSGNYHIQDTIRIMQAVEMYDFHNSFNIPPEEPVIYAGDLNANRIDKPQHAADVIAALRSTMPRIVGDSEYTFDAGTNDVFWDIISVRSWLDYVLFSNEHEQPVSSTIEVVRPKAEAPMEVCLIAPLARAPVYADSKRCARSRVITNLADHYAVLGVLDYDQSKRTTTATVEIPASTQAGTGGNLVASIYLHMIPVLCFCLILI, from the exons ATGATGGAGTATATCGTTTGGTGTAAGAATGTTCTGGTCCTCACCTTGCTGGCATCTTTGGCAG ATTCCCAGTGTCCTAATGACAGGGGTCCTCTAACAGTATGGCTCG CCGATGCTACTAACTGTCAAGCGGACGCCAAGCACTGTGAGAGATTTGGAATGGAGTTTGTGTGCTCAGAGGAAATAATTAATCCCCACCCTAACGCGACTTGTCAGGAAGGTGTTAAAGCCTTGTGTTCATACCCACCAATCCCTAGCCCTTTGGTGGAAACCCCAGCTTCAACCTTTAAGACCCTAGCGTACAATGTATGGGAGCTTCGATACCTCTATTACCAGATTGGACAACGGGAGAGGACATGCCGCATTATCCCAGAGGTCCTGCGCCGCCATCCCGACCTTGATGCGATAATATTCAACGAGGCCTTCATGGGTGGATGTATTGGTGGTTTTAATCTTTCATATTCCGGTGAAAAACTGACCTTTCGGAACGTCCTGAAGGAATATGGCTTCTCATACATTACCGCTACGATAGGTAACTCACCCACTCTCAGAAAATTCGAAAACGGAGGTATCTTCATTGCATCTAAGTGGCCCATACTTGAAGAAGATAATGTCATATACGAAGCCACACAGCCTCTCACCGCTGATGACCTCAGTCAAAAAGGAGCGTCTTACGCCAAGATACTCAAAACCGTCGATTCCGTATCCCGTGTGTATCACGTGCTTGGAACTCATCTGCAGGCGACTGATAACATCGGCTCCGATAACGTCCGACGAAATCAAGCTCGAGAAATGCACGAGCTGATGTTATCGAAGAATATACCCCCTCACGAGCCAGTCATCTACGGCGGCGACCTGAACGCCGACAGGTTATCGGAACTCGGGGCTGATATCTTTGAAATTCTAGACGCTAGCATGCCAGAGATAGTAGGGGAACAACAGTACACCAAAGACAAATCTATTAACGACATATATGACGGAGGGAGTAGCCAAAAATGGATAGATTACGTATTGTATAGCAACGCCCATCTACAGCCGAATTCAGCTACCACACAAGTCGTCATCCCGAAGTCTGACCAACCCTTTGGTGTTTGTCTCGATGAATTTCGAGTTTGGCCAAGACCACTTTATTCGGATAATTCCAGATGCCGAACAGTAAAAAATATAACCGATTTGGCAGACCATTTTGCTGCTATGGGAAGTTTTGCGTATCCTGAAGATGTTGAAATAGTTACTACACTACCCCCTTCTAAAGTACCAACTCAGAGCCCTGCTCCACCTACCACTATCAATCCAGAAG atCAATGCCCAGTAAGATTCACCGATCTTTCAGTGTGGGTTG ATGACGCTCCTAATTGTCATGCAAACGAGTCGTACTGTAGTTACTTCGGACTGAATTATATCTGCAAGGAAAACTTTCAAGATAACTCCGCCAATGCAACGTGTACCTCGGGTACTCGAGTTAGATGCGGTTACCCGCCGTCAACGATCGAACTGGTCTCAACACCTGTCACTACCTTAAAAGTGTTATCTTACAATATATGGGAGTTAGGCTATTTTTACTATCAGAACGGCCAACGGGAGAGAACTTGTCGCACTATACCCGAGGTACTCTCTATGCAACCCGATCTAGATGTCATTGTGTTCCAAGAGGTGTTTATGGGAGGATGCTTCTCCCCTCTTGCCTCTTTAAATAGATTGACTCTCAGAGAAATTTTGACCGAATACGGTTTCCCTTACTTCACGGGTACTGTTGGCATCCCACGTTCGAATCCCGTAAAGCTCGAAAACGGCGGTACTTTCATTGCTTCAAAATGGCCGATTCTAGAGGAGAGCCAATTGGTTTTCAGAGATGGAGATCGTCTGAGTATTGACGTTTTGATGGCAAAGGGTGTCATGTACGCAAAGATTGAAAAAACTATCGAGGACGTATCCAAGATGTATCACGTGTTTGGTACTCACTTCCAGTCTGGAAATTACCACATCCAAGATACCATACGTATCATGCAAGCAGTGGAGATGTATGACTTCCATAACAGTTTCAACATTCCACCAGAAGAGCCTGTCATTTACGCCGGTGATCTGAATGCTAACCGAATCGACAAACCTCAGCACGCCGCTGATGTCATTGCTGCTCTTAGGTCCACCATGCCGCGGATAGTAGGGGATTCGGAATACACATTCGATGCTGGAACGAATGATGTATTCTGGGATATCATCTCAGTCAGGTCATGGTTGGATTACGTCCTATTTAGCAACGAACATGAACAACCAGTGAGTTCAACCATTGAGGTTGTTCGTCCAAAGGCAGAAGCTCCGATGGAGGTTTGTCTGATCGCGCCGTTAGCTCGTGCGCCTGTGTATGCAGATTCGAAGAGATGCGCTAGAAGTAGGGTGATCACGAATCTGGCTGACCATTATGCCGTACTGGGTGTGCTAGACTATGATCAGTCAAAGAGAACAACAACTGCGACGGTGGAAATTCCTGCAAGTACCCAAGCGGGGACAGGTGGCAATTTGGTCGCTTCAATATATCTACATATGATACCAGTATTATGCTTTTGCTTAATTTTGATATAG